The following is a genomic window from uncultured Hyphomonas sp..
AAACAGTTCTGCCCGATCAAGCGACTCTGGTGCCTGATCGATCATTTTCTTCACAAACATTGCCGCAACGTACGTCATGTCCCCCCACGTCTTTTGTTTGGCGACCGTGTGATCCCCCCGGATCTGATCTCAAGACACTCCAATAGGTCGTTTTTTGTGAGCCTCAAACCCCCTCAATTGCCCGATCGGCACCTTATTTCCCTGAGACGCAACCTCTATGAGAATTTTGAGTGTTTTTGAGGATAGATGACAATATACGAAGCGTGTCTGTCGCGGCTGAACGAAGTGCGTGCAGAAACCATAAGTGTACGGTCCCGGCGCTCCTGCCGTGTGACATTTGGCGCTTTTTCACTGCCCCGTCGGTCAAGAAGGCGCTTGTCGCCATATACTTTCAGGCGCAGAGTCTATGGCAGCGAGCTCTTGTACGCTGCGATCCGCTGCTTGAGCGTTGTCTTGCCTTTGGCGGTTGCGGCGGCACTCAGGATGTAGGCGTAGCCAAGGCCAGCCGAAGGGAGCAATGCTTCCGTCGGAAGGGCTTCGGTCGCCCAGGAAAGCATGGCCCCTGTTGCGCTGTGCGTCAGACTCCGCTCCAGCCATTCGATGGATTCTTCCTTGTCCAAATAGCCTTCATTCTGCGCTTGCATAAGGACGCTACGCCATGCTGCACGTGTTTCAGCCTGACGTTCCGGAGGAACGATGCTCATGTCACTCTTACCGCTGGAGTCCAGCAGCGCGCGCCAGAGGGGGCGATAGAATTCCGGATCTTGCGTGTAGTAGCTCACGGCGAGTTCGTGCGCGACAAACACCATGTCGATCGGGTTTTGCGCCTTCACGGAGGCAAGCCTCTCTGCGAATGTCTGCTTGTCTTCCAGAACGGCCAGAACGACGGCCTGCTTCGATCCGAACAGATTGTAGGCAGTCGCGATGCTGACTTCCGCGCGGCTGGCGATCAGTCGCATGGAAGGATTTGTGTCCCCTGTCTCCCGAATTAGGTCTCGGACGGCGCGCACGATCCTTTGCCGGCGTTCTTCTTTTGCGCGTTCCCGGCGTCCGATGTCAGGTAGTGTGGAAGTGCTTGTCATGCCGCGAGATGTTCATCCTGTTTCCTTCGGATGATATCGGCTTGGGGATCAATTTGAAGGGCGGAAAGCATATCGGCTCGTTCTGGGCCGGGCGGCGGAGGGTAGGCGGCTGCGTTCGCCTTCTTCCCCCGGGCCCATATGTACAGCACTTTTGCGAGATTGCCGGGTTTGCCAAGCCACTTGTCTGGATGTTCCAGCATGTGGAAGCCGCGCATCGCTTCACGCAGCAGGCGGGTGTCTGATCTCAGGGCAATTCGCACACCATCGTCCGCGAAACTCTCAAGCAGACGCGAACGGAAGGACTGGACTGGGTCAGGTGTCAGGTTCTGCTCGGCCCGGCGTATTGCGCTCCGGTCCTGCCTTCGCTGGTTTAGGTAGTAGGGACGCAGGTCGGCCTGGATCCGCTCATGATATGCAATGGCCCGCTTGGTCGGGTCTGCTGACTCGTCCAGCGTCTGGCGCAGCAATTGGGCGCTGACAGCGGCGAAGGAGCATCCTCGCCCGTAAAGAGGATTTGTCCGAACCAGCGTGTCGCCGAGTGGAAAATAACCGAGAGCGGCCGGTTTCCCGGCTACAACCATGTCGCGCCAGCGATTGTTCAGATCTCCCATGCCGAAGACTTTGCTGGTTCCTTCGGACCGTCCCTCATTTGTCCATGGGCGAAGGCCAGGCAGCATGAGTGTGATGCGATGGAAAATGTCCGGGCTCAGGATATTTTTCCTCAACTCCATCTCGACTTCGGGCAGGGCGATCGTGATCGAGAAGTTTCCATTGTCCCCTGGAAACACGCCGAATTTGAGATATCCCAAATCGCCGGATGCGGGTGGGTTTGAATTGCGATCCGGCTCTGAGCAGCCTGGCAAAAGACGATAATGCCGCGTGAAGTAGAGGATTCCCGCCGTTTCGCTCTCTTCCTGAATGTTTGCACCTTCTTCCATCAATTGTTCGATGGTGAAGCCGCCTTTGCCGGAAGCGTCGACAACAAGGTCTGCGGTGACGGAAGTTGGCGTGCCGTCCTGTTCTCCTTCAACGCCGCTGACGATGAATGTTCCATCAGCGGCTCTTGAGGTGATGAGTTTACGGACAAAAAATCCGGATTGCAGGTCTACGTTCGGCAAAGCCTCGACATATCTGCGAATAACCATCTCCAGCGTTGTGCGCCGGCTGGTGATGATGGTCAGGTCACTGTCTTCTGGTCGTGGTCGATAGCTTTTCTGCTGCTGATCCGTCAGCATCATGTCGAAGGTGAGTTCCCGCACGCCATGGGACATGAGGCTGTCCAGCAGCGCAGGGTGCTCATCCTTGAGGATTGTCCGAAGACGCGCAAGGAAGGCGTGACTCTGACGGACATGGCCGACACCGGTTCGCTTCCAGGTGCGGAACAGGTCATCGGGCTCATCTGTGCCGATTGGGCCGTCCCGTTCCAATACCAGAATGTCACGCCCAGTTGGTTGAAGCATGAGGGCGGTGCAAAGTCCGCCAATTCCCGCGCCGATAACGATTACTTTCTCAGCCATGTTTCTCTCGTTTTCAGGTATCCACGCTCTGCAGGAATGCCAGTATCTGGGCGTTCACCTCAGCGGGAGCTTCCTGTTGGGTCCAATGTCCGATGCCTTCAATCATGTGATTGATGCGCAGATCCTTCACGAAGTGCGGCATCATTTTGATGGCTTCCTCGGCCATCATGACCACGCCGTCATTCGTGCCGGCGACGAACATGGCCGGTTGCCGAATCTCAGTTGGCGTGCCTTCTGTCATTTTCCAGGTGAGGTCGTGGTTGCGATAATAATTGATCGGACCACGCATCGTCGAGTTCGCAAACTCATTGGTGTAGAAATCCAGGTCGGCTTCAGTCAGCCATGGTGGCAGTGTTTGCGGGTCTGGAAGACCTGACAGCAAATCGTCATCTTCTGCTTTTGCAGGAAGTGCTGTCAGGTCCGTTTCCCCACCCGCCATACAAAGGAACTTACGAAGGCTTGTCTTCAGGTCTGCTTCAAACTCCGCTTCGGCAACGCCGGGTTCCTGGAAATAAAGCTGGTAGAAGAACTGGCCTTTGAACATCTCCCGCATCAGAGGCATCGGCTGCACAGGCGACCGGGGCATGAACGGCACCGACAGGCCACCAACGGCGCGCACTTTGTCGGGATGGAACAGAGCAGTCGACCAAGCTGTTGGCGCGCCCCAGTCATGACCGATCACGATCGCCTCGTCATACCCGAGTGCCGGGATGAGCCCGATGATGTCGTTCACAACCTCCACCTGAGTATAGGCGGTAATTTCTTCAGGCTTATCGCTTTTGCCGTAGCCCCGCATATCCGGAGCAACCACGTGATAACCTGCTGCCGCAAGCGGCTCGAACTGGTGGCGCCAGGAATACCAGGACTCGGGAAAGCCGTGCAGAAGCAGGATCAGCGGGCCTTCACCCGCTTCTGCGATGTTCAGCTGGATCCCATTGGTTCCAACGCGCCTTTGCGTAACGCCCGGCCAGCTCATGCCGCCTCCATCGGACGGGTCTCGGCTTTGGCGCCGGGAAGGATTGCGCCCCGGGTGTCCTGATACCCTTCGCCGGCAGACCAGGCGATGCCGCCGCCCACAATGACGGTGTCGACTCCGTGAGACTCCCGCACATAGCGGCTGCCGTCGCCGGGCACGTCCTGCACGTAAATCTCTTCTCCGCGGTCGATGGCTTGCGGATCGAAAATAACGATGTCAGCAACATAGCCGGTCTGCAGCAGGCCACGGTCCGGGATGCCCCAGATCTTTGCTGTGTCGTGTGTGACTTTCTTTACGGCCTCCTCAACGCTCATGGCGTTCAGGTCACGAACAAAGTGACCGAACAGGTACCCCGTATCGCCATATGTCGAGAAGGAGAGGATATGCGCGCCGCCATCGCTCGCGCCAATGTGGACGCGGGGGTGTTTCAGCATGCCGGAGACTTTTTCGTCCGAATTGTGCCCCATGCTTGCGGCGATGAAGTGCGCATCGAGATCTTCCTCAAGCGAGAGGTCGATCATTGCATCGATCGCCGTCGTTCCCCGCATTTCAGCGATTTCAGCGAGGGTTTTGCCGACATACTTCTGGTTTTCCGCCGTATTGACGTGGCGAAGGCGCAAGAACGGCCACAACTCACCTTGTTGCGCGGCTTCGGCGACCAGTTTTTTGCGAGTTTCCTCGTCATGGAATGCCGCAACGATCTGCTCATGCGTGCCAAAGCGCATCACGCCATACCAGCTAGGCAGGCGGATAAAGAGCAGGCTCGGCACAGCGAAGCAGAAGCTGATGTCGATCGGGCGGGTCTGCACCTGAGGCCAGACGCGCGCCCCGCGGGCAAATTGCTCATCCACACGGCGGATGACCTTGTCGACGGCGTCCGTGTTGTCGGCGTTCACGAAGAGCGGCGAAAACGTCGTTGGAATGCCATACTTCAGGGATAGCTCAGCCAACTGGTCCAGACGTGCGATTGTCAGGTCCGGATCGTAGAATTCCGGGACGATCTGGAGTACGCGACCATATTCTCCCAGGACGCTGGCCAGGGCATCCACTTCGCCCGCATCAGCATGCCGGCTCGGCACCGGTTGCAGCTTCTCGTCCATATCGACATAGCTGGTCGATAGTCCGATGGCGCCGGCATCCAGGCATTCGCGTAGCACGGACTGCATTTCAGCAATTTCCGCGTCGGTTGCCGTGCGCTCCATCGCGGCGTTACCCATGACCCAAAGGCGGAGGACGCTGTGTCCGACCAGAGGCGCGACATTGATGGCGAGCCCTTTGCGAATGCGCGTAATGTATTCAGAGAAGGTTTCCCAGTCCCAGACAACGCCTTCCTCGAAGGCCTTGAGCGGCATTTCTTCGATCTGGTTGAACATGCCGACCAGCTTCATGCGGTGCTCGGCCTTCAGCGGTGCCAGTGACAGTGAGCAATTGCCAGGCACAATGGTCGTCACGCCATGCGAAAGGGCAGGTTTCGCGAATCCGTCCCATAGCAATTGAGCGTCAAAATGCGTGTGCGGATCGATGAATCCGGGCGCCACGATGCGTCCCTCGGCATCAACTTCTTTCGCCGCCTTGTCCGAAATGCGTCCGATTTTTTCGATCTTGTTTCCTCTGACTGCGATGTCGGCCTTGTAGGCGGGCAGTCCGGATCCGTCGACGACCGTACCGTTCCTGATGATCAGGTCATACATGTCAGATATCTCCCTGTTTATTCGTTTGTTGTGTTGTCTGCGTATCGTTCAGATGAAGCGATGAGGGCGTCACGTACGAGCACCCAGTCGGCACCGATGAGGTCATCCGGCTTTTCTGTCTGGCAGCTGGAGAGCAGAACGCGCGCGGCGAACTCATCGAGTGTCACCTGCGTCCGACCACCATTGGCATATTCCAGCGTCACCAGAAGTTCCGCCTCGCCGTCATGGGCGGCGGCGATGTGTACGTCCCGGATCTTTGCGGAGTTCATGCATTGCTCATCGGCGGTTCGACGAAGATGACGTCGCTGGGCAGGATGGGATTGCCCGACTTGGGACCACCCGCCGCGCCTGATGACCGCATGAAAACGTGCAGGTTCCAGCTTTGCAGGCTGGAAACGCCCTCTTCAGTCTTCATGTCTGCAAGTTCCCGATTTGCGATGCTCTGCCATGTATCGCCGGCATTCGGCAGAATGGACTTCCGGACTCTCGAAAGTTCACTGGTCGACATGTTGTTTTCTCCCTTTTCGAGAAAACTAGAACACGTTCCAATAATTTCGGCAAGTGAAGGATGACGCCTGAGCGGCGTGACGTTGGGTTAGGGTGGTTCCGGCCGGGTGTAGGCAGTTGTATTTGAATGTCGACGGAATGTTGTTTGTGTCCAGAACGAAAATGGCCATGCCATTTCCGAGAGGAGTGGCATGGCCATCACAGAAATGAAGCAGTCGATCGGCTGATCGCCGATTGCGTCGCGTTATACGTCGGCAGCCAGATAAGCGGCCTGATTGATAGCGCGTTTTGCATCAAGTTCCGCAGCTTCGAACGCGCCGCCGACAAGCGCAACGCTGTCCGAGGCTCCATCGAAATCATTGTACACGTCGCGCAACGGTTCCTGACCTGCACACAGGATGATCGTGTCCACTTCCAGAGTTTTCGGTTCGCCGTCGATCAGGCAGTGGAGGCCCTGATCATCGATCCGTTCATAGGTAACGCCCGGAACCATGCGAACACCTTTCCGATTGAGCGTCAGGCGGTGTG
Proteins encoded in this region:
- a CDS encoding helix-turn-helix domain-containing protein, giving the protein MTSTSTLPDIGRRERAKEERRQRIVRAVRDLIRETGDTNPSMRLIASRAEVSIATAYNLFGSKQAVVLAVLEDKQTFAERLASVKAQNPIDMVFVAHELAVSYYTQDPEFYRPLWRALLDSSGKSDMSIVPPERQAETRAAWRSVLMQAQNEGYLDKEESIEWLERSLTHSATGAMLSWATEALPTEALLPSAGLGYAYILSAAATAKGKTTLKQRIAAYKSSLP
- a CDS encoding FAD-binding protein, whose product is MAEKVIVIGAGIGGLCTALMLQPTGRDILVLERDGPIGTDEPDDLFRTWKRTGVGHVRQSHAFLARLRTILKDEHPALLDSLMSHGVRELTFDMMLTDQQQKSYRPRPEDSDLTIITSRRTTLEMVIRRYVEALPNVDLQSGFFVRKLITSRAADGTFIVSGVEGEQDGTPTSVTADLVVDASGKGGFTIEQLMEEGANIQEESETAGILYFTRHYRLLPGCSEPDRNSNPPASGDLGYLKFGVFPGDNGNFSITIALPEVEMELRKNILSPDIFHRITLMLPGLRPWTNEGRSEGTSKVFGMGDLNNRWRDMVVAGKPAALGYFPLGDTLVRTNPLYGRGCSFAAVSAQLLRQTLDESADPTKRAIAYHERIQADLRPYYLNQRRQDRSAIRRAEQNLTPDPVQSFRSRLLESFADDGVRIALRSDTRLLREAMRGFHMLEHPDKWLGKPGNLAKVLYIWARGKKANAAAYPPPPGPERADMLSALQIDPQADIIRRKQDEHLAA
- a CDS encoding amidohydrolase family protein; the encoded protein is MYDLIIRNGTVVDGSGLPAYKADIAVRGNKIEKIGRISDKAAKEVDAEGRIVAPGFIDPHTHFDAQLLWDGFAKPALSHGVTTIVPGNCSLSLAPLKAEHRMKLVGMFNQIEEMPLKAFEEGVVWDWETFSEYITRIRKGLAINVAPLVGHSVLRLWVMGNAAMERTATDAEIAEMQSVLRECLDAGAIGLSTSYVDMDEKLQPVPSRHADAGEVDALASVLGEYGRVLQIVPEFYDPDLTIARLDQLAELSLKYGIPTTFSPLFVNADNTDAVDKVIRRVDEQFARGARVWPQVQTRPIDISFCFAVPSLLFIRLPSWYGVMRFGTHEQIVAAFHDEETRKKLVAEAAQQGELWPFLRLRHVNTAENQKYVGKTLAEIAEMRGTTAIDAMIDLSLEEDLDAHFIAASMGHNSDEKVSGMLKHPRVHIGASDGGAHILSFSTYGDTGYLFGHFVRDLNAMSVEEAVKKVTHDTAKIWGIPDRGLLQTGYVADIVIFDPQAIDRGEEIYVQDVPGDGSRYVRESHGVDTVIVGGGIAWSAGEGYQDTRGAILPGAKAETRPMEAA
- a CDS encoding alpha/beta hydrolase, giving the protein MSWPGVTQRRVGTNGIQLNIAEAGEGPLILLLHGFPESWYSWRHQFEPLAAAGYHVVAPDMRGYGKSDKPEEITAYTQVEVVNDIIGLIPALGYDEAIVIGHDWGAPTAWSTALFHPDKVRAVGGLSVPFMPRSPVQPMPLMREMFKGQFFYQLYFQEPGVAEAEFEADLKTSLRKFLCMAGGETDLTALPAKAEDDDLLSGLPDPQTLPPWLTEADLDFYTNEFANSTMRGPINYYRNHDLTWKMTEGTPTEIRQPAMFVAGTNDGVVMMAEEAIKMMPHFVKDLRINHMIEGIGHWTQQEAPAEVNAQILAFLQSVDT